The Streptomyces sp. NBC_01463 DNA window TGCTGCTGTTCAAGGGCTTCGCCATCGCCACGATCATCGTGGTCTTCATCGCCATGATGGGCTCCGTGACCGTGCTGCCCGCGCTGCTCTCCTGGCTGGGCGACCGGATCGACGCCGGACGCGTACCGCTGCTGAACCGGCGCAACAAGCGCGGCAAGAAGGAGAGCGGCCGCCTCGCCGGCAAGCTCCTGCGGCCGGTCCTGGCCAGGCCGAAGTTCTTCGCCGCCGTCTCCGCGGTCGTCCTGCTCGTGCTGGCCGCGCCCGCGCTCGGCATGAAGACCGAGGAACTGGGCCTGGAGAAGCAGTTCGGCTCCGACTCCCAGCTCTCGGTCGCCTACCGGCACATCAGCGACACCTTCCCCGGCGGCCCGGCCCCGGCCCAGGTCGTCGTCGAGGCGGACGACATCGAGGCACCCGGTGTGCGCAAGGCACTCGCCGGCTTCGACCAGGTGACCGTCCACCGGGCGCAGAACGTCGCCGAGATCGAGATCCCGATGCCGCGCGGCGAGGACGATCTGACCGAACTGCGCGACAAGAAGCTGCCGGCCGCGTTCGAAGGGACGGGCGCCCACGCGTACGTGACCGGTGAGGTGGCCGGGTCCACGGACTTCAACGACCAGCTGAAGGCCGGCATCCTGCCCGTCTTCCTCTTCATCACCGCGGTGACCTTCCTGCTGATGCTGTTCTGCTTCCGCAGCTACGTCATCGCCGTCACCGCGATCCTGCTCAACCTGCTCTCGGTGGCCGCCGCGTACGGCGTGATGACCGCGGTCTTCCAGCACGGCTGGGGTGCCTCGCTGATCGGCTCGGAGGGGGTCGGCGCGATCGAGTCCTGGATGCCGCTGTTCGTCCTCGTCGTCCTGTTCGGACTCTCGATGGACTACCACGTGTTCGTGGTCTCCCGGATCCGCGAGGCCCACGGCCGCGGGCTCTCCACCCGGGCCGCGATCGACGAGGGCATCCGGCGCACGGCCGGTGCGGTGACCGGAGCGGCCGTGATCATGGTGGCGGTGTTCTCGGTCTTCGGGACGCTGTCCATGCAGGACATGCAGCAGATGGGCGTCGGCCTGGCCGTCGCGGTGCTGCTGGACGCCACGATCGTACGGATGGTCCTGCTGCCCTCCGTGATGGCGCTGCTGGGCGAGCGGAACTGGCGGACCCCGCGCGGACTGTCCCGGCTGCCGAGCCTGGACCACGAGGAGCCGGAGCAGGCGCCCGCTCCCGCGGCCGCCCCGGTGGGGACGGGCCTGCACGGCTGACCCCGGACACACGGAGGGGCCCTGTTCCGGAACGTGCCGGAACAGGGCCCCTCCGGCCCGTCTCAGGGTGCGTACTTGTAACCGACGCGCCGCACCGTCTGGATCGACCGGCGGTGCTCGACGCCCAGCTTGCGGCGCAGCCGGGCGACATGGACGTCGACGGTGCGCCCGTCGCCCACGTGCCCGTACCCCCAGACCGTGGTGACCAGCTGGTCGCGGGTGTGCACCCGGTGCGGGTGCGCCACCAGATGGGCGAGGAGCTCGAACTCCAGGTAGGTCAGGTCGAGCGTGTTCCCGTTCACCGCGGCGGTGCGCTGGACGGAGTCGATCCGGACCGGACCGGCACCCCGGTCGTCCAGGGTCTCCGGCACCTCGAACCGGCCGGCCCTGGCGACCCCGGCGGCCGCGGCCGCGAGGGCCGGCTGCTGGTCGGCCGGGACGAGCACCAGGTATCCGACCATCGGAGGCCGGCCCGGCAGCGCCGGCACCGTGTGCTGGGGCGCGGGCAGCCAGGTGGCGCCCGGGGTCAGGAACGCGGAGACATCGGCCGGCTGGACGACCTCGTCCGGATCAACGGCCCGGAGCCGGTGCCGGTTGGGGGACAGGGGACGGGCGGAGGCGGCCGCAGCGGTCGCCGACGGCGCTGCGGTGGCAGCGGCTGCGGCGGAGAAGGTACGAGTGTTCGCCATGAGGGTCAGCTCTTTCGCGCGAGGGAGTCGTCTGTGGACGGACTTGCTTCGTGCGCGCGGACCGAAGACCGGGGTGAGCGGCTTTAGAGGGCCAGCGCGTTCAACGCGCGGCAACACACCCGGTCGAAGTCGTGGTGCTGACGGGAAGGCCAGAAAGGCTCGAGGTCGCTGCGACCTGTCGAGGTGTGCTGGATGCTGGCCATGCCCCCATTGAACCAGAGAACACGACGGTCGAGCAGTCCTCTCTCACCCGTCGATACGGACCTTTTGCGTTACGTTCCTCACCCCGGCCCCTCAACCCGCCCTCGGACCCGGTGATTTGGGGACGCAGCGCGCCCCGGGCACGCCGAAGGGCGCCCACCGGCCGAGCGGAGGGCGCCCTTCGTACGGACGGTGCGGCGGGATCAGACCTGGTCGGCCTTCTCCAGCGCGGTGCAGCAGGTGTCGACGATCAGCCGCGTGACGACGTACGGGTCGACGTTGGCGTTCGGGCGGCGGTCCTCGATGTAGCCCTTCTGGT harbors:
- a CDS encoding winged helix-turn-helix domain-containing protein, giving the protein MANTRTFSAAAAATAAPSATAAAASARPLSPNRHRLRAVDPDEVVQPADVSAFLTPGATWLPAPQHTVPALPGRPPMVGYLVLVPADQQPALAAAAAGVARAGRFEVPETLDDRGAGPVRIDSVQRTAAVNGNTLDLTYLEFELLAHLVAHPHRVHTRDQLVTTVWGYGHVGDGRTVDVHVARLRRKLGVEHRRSIQTVRRVGYKYAP
- a CDS encoding MMPL family transporter, which encodes MRRNLAARIGVWSAHHRKTAILGWLLFVVLAAGIGGASGMVEMTDAENGAGDSARAEQILSDAGLSHRAGEMVMVSSAEPDGWRTAAQQLTTALGKTGEVTGLAKPVASEDGKDALITFEMKGEAATASDRVQPVLDAVSGVQKERTDVTVHQFGDASAGKWLGDLLTDDFQKAEFTAVPLALGILLVAFGAVVAALLPVGLALTACMAAFGLLSLASHQLHLFQTTYSVMFLMGFAVGVDYCLFYLRRERDERAAGRDAETALRIAAATSGRSVLVSGLTVMVAMAGMFLSGLLLFKGFAIATIIVVFIAMMGSVTVLPALLSWLGDRIDAGRVPLLNRRNKRGKKESGRLAGKLLRPVLARPKFFAAVSAVVLLVLAAPALGMKTEELGLEKQFGSDSQLSVAYRHISDTFPGGPAPAQVVVEADDIEAPGVRKALAGFDQVTVHRAQNVAEIEIPMPRGEDDLTELRDKKLPAAFEGTGAHAYVTGEVAGSTDFNDQLKAGILPVFLFITAVTFLLMLFCFRSYVIAVTAILLNLLSVAAAYGVMTAVFQHGWGASLIGSEGVGAIESWMPLFVLVVLFGLSMDYHVFVVSRIREAHGRGLSTRAAIDEGIRRTAGAVTGAAVIMVAVFSVFGTLSMQDMQQMGVGLAVAVLLDATIVRMVLLPSVMALLGERNWRTPRGLSRLPSLDHEEPEQAPAPAAAPVGTGLHG